Within the Oncorhynchus kisutch isolate 150728-3 linkage group LG13, Okis_V2, whole genome shotgun sequence genome, the region gcttaaaaacatgttaaaaactataatgttgatctcatggatggtcagtccttgcatccacagctacagtatgtatatGAATATGGAGCCAACAAGGTTAAAAATCTGTCgcagtgcccttgagcaagacacttaaccccaattgctcCAGGGGCCCTGGACAATgttgaccctggctgtgaccccactcctgcatgtgtctcagggggagttaggatatgcaagaaacacatttccatTACAAACTTGAACAAGTAGAAAATTATTATTAGAATTagtggttccatttctccagccccatccctcagctgtttatcCAAACAGTGGCAGGGTGGCTCCTtttttattgtttgaactgcagattgccacATTGACTATTCAGGTTGATTTTGAATGAAAGCACTCCACCTTGACTAATAACAATACAttttctgtctttctacagacAAGGATATGGAGCCAACAACAGAATATAACTATTCCTCCTACTACGATGATACAGAAGGTTTATATAGATCAGAGCCCTGCAACAATGCCAATGTGAAGGAGTTTGGACGGGTGTTTCTGCCTACACTCTACAGCCTGGTCTTCATCGTGGGCTTCATCGGTAACGGCCTGGTGGTCTGTGTCCTGGTGATGTTTAAGAGGATCAGAAGCATGACAGACCTCTGTCTCTTCAACCTGGCTCTGTCTGACCTTTTCTTCATCATCTCCCTGCCTTTCTGGTCCCACTACGCCACCGCAGCCAAGTGGCTCCTGGGGGACTTTATGTGCCGACTGGTAACCGGACTATACATGCTTGGGTTTTATGGCAGCATCTTCTTCATGGTGATCTTGACAGTGGATCGCTATGTGGTCATAGTCCACGCTCACACCCTGGCCAGGCCCAGATCAGTCAGAGTAGGGAccactctgtctctgttcatGTGGGCTCTCAGTCTCTGTGCCTCTCTGCCTACAATCATCTTCACCAAAGTAAATAATGAGTCTGCGCTTACAACATGTAAACCAGAGTATCCAGAGGGTAGCATGTGGCGCCAGGTTTCTTATTTAGAGATGAATGTCTTGGgtctacttctccctctctccgtcatGGTGATCTGCTATTCCAGAATCGTTCCGATGTTAGTCAATATCAAAACCACCAAAAAGCACAAAGCCATCAAACTGATAATCATCATAGTAGTGGTCTTTTTCTGCTTTTGGACCCCATACAATGTGGTCATTCTCCTGCGTTATCTGGAGACCCAGAGCTATTTTGGGGACTGTACAACTCACAAGAACATAGACCTGGCAATGCAGTGGACAGAGGTGATCGCGTTCACACACTGTTGTTTGAATCCGATCATCTATGCCTTTGCAGGGCAGAAATTCATGAGTCTTGTCCTGAAGTTACTAAGAAAATGGATGCCAATGTGCTTCGCCAGGCGTTATGTTAGTGGGTTGTCTGAAAGAAATATCTCAGTCTATTCCAGGTCTTCTGAAATATCATCTACAAGACTGCTGTAGTTTGACTTGTATGCAGGCACACTTTGAATATAAAAACTCTGAGAAGGGAAAAGACAGTAAAAGATGTAAGGAAAAGGGGGATTTCTTTGAAAGTGTGGCACTCAGCCACCCTAACTGTGAATCTATGCTTACATTAGATACTGTAGATATCAGTTGCTCTTTTGTATCTTTACATGCTCCAATTCCTTTGTTGATAGATACCTTTAAAGAGTGTTAGTTGTGTCCTCATGTGGTATTGTGTGAAGTGCGAAAAAAAAGTAAAGAGATTGacagtatgtacagtgcattcggaaagtattcagaccccttccctttttccaaatgttgttactttacagccttattctaaaatgtattaaattaacatcaacacctcatcaatctacattcAATATCcaataatgacgaagtgaaaacatgtcTTTAGACATtttggccgcctggccaaactgagcaattgagggagaagggccttggtcagagaggtgaccaagaacccgatggtcaccctgacagagctccagagttcctctgtggagatggaaaaatcttccagaaggacaaccatctctgcagcactaaaccaatcaggcctttatagtagagtggctaaacggaagccactcctcagtaaaatgcacatgacagttttccacttggagttttccaaaaggcacctaaaggactctcggtccatgagaaacaagattctctggtctgatgaaaccaagattgagctctttggcctgaatgccaagcgtcacgtctggaggaaacctggcaacatccctacggtgaagcatggtggtggcggtatcatgctgtggggatgtttttcagcggcagggactgggagaccagtcaggatcgagggaaagatcaacggagtacagagagatccttgatgaaaaccgtctccagagcgctcaggacctcatactgaggtgaaggttcaccttccaacaggacaataaccctaagcacacagccaagaaaatgctggagtggcttcaggacaagtctctgaatgtccctgagtgacccagccagcgcccggacttgaacccgatctaacaactctggagagacctgaaaatagttgtgcgcAATGctcctatccaacctgacagagtttgagaggatctgcagagaagaatgggagaaactccccaaatacaggtgtgccaagcttgtagcgtcatacccaagaagactcaaggctgtaatcgatgccaatggtgcttcaacaaagtactgagtaaagggtctgaatacttatgtaaatgtgatatttccgtttttagcTTTTTTCAATTTGCAATAAAAAACGTTTTTActtttattgtgtgtagattgatgagggggaaaactattgaatcaattttagaataaggctgtaatgtaaaaaaaatgtggaaaaattcaaggggtctgaatactttccgaatactcTGCACATATAGTTATATATTGTTTTTAATTTAAAGATTGATTCACCCTTTTGCCTTCATTTTTGAGTTTGTATGTTATAGCTTTTTTCTTCTAAGAATGTGACAGAAACCTGACTGGGGCATTTGCTTTTTAACAAGCTAATAAATGTCACAACACTGCTGTTTAAAAAAActgtctgtttaaaaaaaacacaaataaaaaaaGCTGAGACTGCTGTTTTGTAAATAGACAACATACTTATATCCTGTATACATGACTGTCTAGGATTTGTAATTACCTTGTTTTCATTTTTACATTGTCTTCAATAACATGTTTTCTTTTTTATTTCAAACCACACTTTTGATAGTTTGTTCATGGTATAAGATATTCTGTATGTAATGGGCATTTAGACAATCTTGTTCAGTGACATTTCCCACCTGTACCTttacttattttttttatatttttttacctttaattaactaggcaagtcagttaagaacaaattcttattttcaatgacagcctaggtgggttaactgcctgttcaggggcagaacgacagatttgtaccttgtcagctcggggatttgaacttgcaaccttccggttactagtccactgctctaaccactaggctaccctgccgccccaggtgtTGACTTATTCAGCTTGGTCTACATGCACAGAGATACATCAATTCACACCAAAACAACTTAAACAACACAGGGACATAGCCTTGACATAGCTTACATGAAATAAGGAAGTGAGACTCAGAAAGCACAAGTGTCAAGGAAAGTAAATCGCCAGCCACTTCTCGTTAAACCACCAAAAATGCGTTGTTGAACGAATCTTTCTAGGAAACACGTATTGTCAAACCTCATCTAATATGGAAGCAAACTATTGTAAGATAAGCACAAGAGGCTGGAAAAAGCCCAGAGCAGTGCCCCTAAATCATGTAAaagattaagtgccttgctcaagggcacaacggcagcaGGCCGCACATGATGTTCTGATGCCAGCAACTCTGTGGCTGCCGGCACAGTCACACCAAATTTCCCCATCAGCCCTGAAATTCAAACCGGCAACACTTCGGTTACCAGCCTACTCCTTCTACTACAGACATAACCCACACAAGGACTACTTCCAGGAATAAAAGTTACGGAATTTACTTTCTAAGATTTCTAAGATGTTTAAGATGTACTCTATTCATTTGTGTCTTTCCATCTGAAAACAGTTCAAAGCAGCATGCGTGACAGATATCTGTATGTTTGGTGATGTTTCCCTCACCCACACTCATTCCCAGACATTTAGTTAGGGGGCCATTACAGGAAACCCACATTTACACCTCAGCCTGCTCAATGCAGCAATGCAAAGAAATAGTTATCTAGAGCACACCTTACTAGAAGAAAGTTGCAGTCATTGGTACAAAAGAATAGAGTAGAGAAAAAGAGTAGTTTCCCAGCCACACTGTTTCAACCAGCACACACGTTATCACCAGAGGGAAGGTTACAGCATTCAACCTGTAGATCAGAAAAGAAGATATTGgggtaaataaaatatattttcacttcATGATAGCACTTCATACAGCCTACAAATATATACACAGGCATAGACAGTCTGTGAAGGGGTGTTAGCCTCACAGGAACTACAAAATGGGGTCGGTCAACAGGGGGTGTCAGTATTTAACAGGGGATGGTGGGTGATGCGTGAGATCATATGGCTTGTGGATTGATTCTGGTTTAAAGAGGATGTAGAAATAGTCTTTAGATCCAATACTTTTTTTGTGTCTGTCAATACATACATTGTGAGGGAAAAAGTATAGTtttgaaaatgttattttttaattTTGAAAGATTTAGTTTTAAACAAGACATTGTATTAGTACATTAATATGGCCCTACGGGGTAATAGcttttcaaataaataatgagCGTGTCAAATCTTTTTAGCTGTTGTTCTTtgaacaacaaaaaatgtcagtATTGAGCTTATATAACCTTGACAACAACAGTAATAAAAGCCTTGTTGTTAGACATAAGATTTCTGAAGATGTATTATAAGGGGCTGTTTCTTTGTTATCTCCATCAAGTATGTAAATTAGGTTAATTCCCACAGGTTGTTTTGAATGACCAATTTCTCTTCATATCAGTCATCATGGTGTTTTAAAGTTTATCATTACACTCTGTGATTCATTTGAAAGCATTATAATTCATATGAAAGAATCATTACCCAAGTTAAAACACAGTTACCATGGAAACTGATAGATTACATGTGGCTAAAGTATTTAGTGATACAAGTATGATGCCATAATGGAGTACATAGGAGGATGAGTGACAAATAATAGCTTTAACATTTGAAGTTACATATGATTTTATCATCTCTGGCTGTGTGAAGGTAACCATTCAGAACACAATTAGAAActagaatactagaatggacattAACCTTCTAATGATGGGATAAAAGccagccattttggtcagggtggataagatattgtgtaaaataatgaatttgaagaatgtttctgcactgtatgtttgttagctagctagccagacagttttagaggaatgattccaTGAATTTTTCAAAATTCTAttcaaacaatgcagtcaatCCACATCATACACTGGCTGATATCAGTTGATGATAGGACTTAGACAcattgtaaatgcaacaagtGCGTATATTGTATCACACAATGGCACTCCTAGCTTTCCAAGAAAACAAGTACAGTGCACAAGTActgtgaaatgcctttcttgcaagctctttcccaacaatgcagtaatcgaTACTAGTAGTACCATAAAATAAAGTAAAGTAGAACAAAAATACACGAGGAATAGAAATAAGAGGAACAAGAGAAAGTAAGTAAGCTatacacagtgaagcatggtggaggcagcatcaacttgaaggagctggagaagttttgccttgaagaatgggcagaaattccagtggctagatgtgccaagcttatagagacatatcccaagagacttgcagctgtaattgctgcaaaaggtggctctacaaagtattgactttgggggggatgAATAGTAATGCACgccaaagtttaaaaaaaaattgtcttaTTTCAcgataaaacatattttgcaacttcaaagtggtaggcatgttgtgtaaatcaaataatacaaccccccccaaaaatctattttaattccaggtcgtaagacaacaaaataggaaaaatgcgaaggggggtgaatactttcacaagccactggaGGTtaaaggtgactaggcatcaggatatatgataaacagagtagcagcagtgtacatgatgattttatgtgagtgtgtatgcgtgtgtgtagtcagtatgaatgtgtgtgcgtgttatgtgtgtgtgtgagcaaatggtttgtgtgcttgtgttggagggtcagtgtggagtgtgtgtgtgagtgagtgtgtagagtcagtgtaACATTTAAATACAATAAAAGGGTCATtgcaaatagtctgtgtagccattttgttagctatttagcagtcttatggcttgggggatagaagctgttccggagcctgttggtgtcagatttgttgctccggtaccacttggtGTGccgaaaggagagagaagagtctatgccttgggtgactggagtctaacAATTTTCCTTTCACATTGCCTCAtattgaggtcctggatggcagggagctcggccacagtgatgtactgggctgtccacaccaccatctatagtgaCATTTATAGACTGTTGAcatacatactgaacaaaaatataaatgcaacatgcaacaacgactttactgagttacagttaaggAAATCAGTGCACAAGTGGaaaatataaggaaatcagtcagttgaaataaattTGTTAgacactaatctatggatttcacatgactgggcaggaccggagccatgggtgggccttggagggcatagacccacccacttgggagccaggaccacccactggggagccaggctcagccaatcagaatgttttttttcccccacaaaaggactttattacagacagaaatactcctcagtttcatcagctgtctggctggctggtctcagtgtattttagaggctatttatacagaAACTTTACATAAAACCCGTATAAACTGTATTTATAATAATATGTTCATATTTTAGGTTGACAATAATTCTATTACACAATTTCTAATATCATATGCCTTTAACATGTGTTTCTGATATCACATTTCCGCATATGTAAAATCAGGAttatgcctctactgccattcattccaataagactggtttggatttctccTTGACCAATATGGATTTCATTTAAACCCATTCTGTAACttgagggtttatgacatagcCCTAGTAGTATTTTAATATGATCTCTATGACAAGGATGCACACAATACAGCATTGATGTTAACTAACAATTCACACCATCCTTTTTTCCTCAGTAAGATGAACACAACCGAGGCCACCAGCACAGACAATTACTATGGCAACCATGAAAGCCCTTGTAGCACTGGCACCAGTCTAACCCAAGGGTCCAACTACCAGCCCATTCTCTTCTACCTGGTGTTCACCCTGGGTCTGACAGGCAACAGTCTGGTGCTCTGGGTCCTCCTCAAGTACATGAAACTGAAGACAATGACAGACATCTGTCTGCTGAACCTAGCACTATCTGACCTGCTCCtcgccctctccctgcctctctgggcCTACCACGCCCAGGGTCATGAGTTTGAAGGGGACAGTCCGTGTAAGATCATGGCTGGTGCCTACCAGGTGGGCTTCTACAGCAGCATCCTGTTTGTGACCCTGATGAGTGTGGATCGCTACCTGGCCATCGTTCACGCCGTGGCCGCCATGAGGGCCAGGACGCTGCGCTATGGAGCGCTGGCGAGCATCATCGTCTGGGTAGCGTCCATCAGCGCTGCTCTCCCTGAGGCCATCTTCGTAGCGGTGGTGAAGGAGAATGACGAGAACAGTGGTACAAGTTGCCAGCTGATTTACCCAGAGAACACAGAGAAGACATGGAAGTTGTTACGGAACTTTGGTGAAAACGGAGTGGGGCTCGTCCTATGTCTGCCCATAGTGGTCTTTTGTTACATCTGTATTCTCACTGTACTACAGAGGTTAAGGAACTCCAAAAAAGACAGGGCCATGAAACTGATATTCGCCATCGTGGGTGTGTTTGTTGTCTCCTGGGTCCCTTACAACGTTGTGGTTTTCCTCCAGACCCTTCAGATGTTTGACATTGGGAATAGCTGTGAGGCTTCAACACAGCTTGATACAGCTATGGAGGTGACAGAAACCATAGCGCTGGCTCACTGCTGTGTCAACCCAGTCATTTATGCTTTTGTAGGAGAGAAATTCAGAAAGTGTTTGGGCACTGTGCTCTCTAGATATCCACTGTGTAAAAAGCTCAGCAAACATGCAATGGTGAGCAGCAGAGGATCAGAAAACGAGACTTCTAACACACCTGTGTGATTGTACTGCTGACAGACAATACTTCCATTGCTGAAAACCTATTTGATGCATTTTCATTGACAAAAAAAACTCTTCAGTTGGAAAGCAGCAAGTAGAGCAGAAGACCAATTTCTGTGTCGTATGGAATAATGAAGTATTCTTCTGAACACAGACTTGCATATAAATGAAGTGTAACTGTATAATATTtaactttaaatgtattttgatGAGCTCTGACTATTTGTTTAAGGGCTGTTTATGTTTTGATTACCTATGTATGTATGTCATGTACAGTACAGGCCTGCACAACATTTTTGCTATAACATAATATCAATATGTTTTGCATAGAGATTATCTCAATTTCTATTCTTATTGTATGCACATGTTTTTGTTATAACATTAAAACACAACCAGGGGCAGGGTTGTGGCCAGAGGACTGCTGCTGGATGGCCTGGTGGCTATCTGGCTACTCATTGGCTACATTTGCTGGCCAAATATTATTTTGGTAGAATTTTGACCCTCCTTTCATTGAAGACCTGTTCTGGCATTAACTTGAACTTGGACATCAAATCAGGAATTTGACCTTTTGAATTATTTTGAACTTTGTTGGCTGAGTAGGTATTTGTGTTCCTTTCGGGAGGGTTTTCTCAATAAATAAGCCTGTGCATTTTGTTGTACTGAAACATATTTGTTCTGCATTGTGTTGTCATTTTATGCTGCTGCAGTACCCCCCTATAATCCAATCTGCACCACAATATATTTTATTCAGTTGAAGATGCTAAATTCAAAGATGAGACAGACAACAATCCTGCTATATCTGTCAATAGGTTCAAATATTCTTTACAGTAGGTTTACTTAGAATTGTTTGGATCCAGAAAACACACATATCAATCTATTATATATCAATGTATTGTAATTGTTCAAAGACAGGAAGTATATCAGCAGTCACCATATTTTGACAATTGAATGCTAGCAATGAGGCTAGAACTAATGCATCTCTCAGTCATGACACAAAATTAGTTCCGTCTTCAGCTAACCACTTCTCAGTAAAGTTAGTTGCCTGAGCACCACTATGAGTTTGCATCATCTACAGGATATCCTGCTTGGTGGTGAACATGTCTGCAGCACAGATCAAGATTTTAGGAGAAGTGGCACTCCTCTGTTCAAAAAAGACAATACATGAATGATCTTGAAAAAGGGTCCACAGTGTTCAATAAACTAAACCTGCAGCATGGATTCCTCCAGCTTCCTGTAGTGTTCCAAGCATTCATGATGCACAGGGGATGTGCAGGTACAAATGCATGCCATTTGGACTTAAATCTGAACTCAGCTATGCAGTATAGTTTGGCCACATCTATCCGCCcacaccaccccccaccccccacccctgccAAAGACATCTGTTGGAGAAAAAAAACTGCAGATATAGGTTCCCTTGCTCTTGACCTTGTTAAGAGTCACTACAGCCCCCAGAACTACTGTCACACCAGAGTGTCACACCCAGAGAGACAACTCAACCCAGTTTGACAGTGAGTATATTATGCTTACTGAATGTGAGGGTTGGCTTTAGGATGCTTTGCAAAAGTTACTCTTCTGTGCATAGTGTTGTACAGTATCTTGAATCTTCAACATAGTGTCTCTGCAGGCTTCATTCAGCCTCTTGCCATTCAAGTCATagtaatttatatattttttgtacgtAATTTTATTAGCAAATTTCATCAAATGAATTGCAGTCCTGTAATTAGCAATGAATAAATCAAAACAATTTCAGTGGTCATTttcttatattttatttcaggGATGAATATCACTGGATATCCTGTTCACACCACGGCAGGGTGGgactttatattttttatttgacaaaTAGCTTTGAATATTAATAGTATCATCAATTAATACATTTATCATAATAACTTATAATAATTACATCATTGCTGTAAATAATGTAATGTCATATTTTATGCTGTACAACATGGGCCATTGATACATGCGCCTGTAATTGAGAAGCTCAAATCATTGGTAATGAATTTCAGGGGGAACACCACAACCATTCCCTTCAGCTCTGTGAGTGTTGAGAATGGGAATTCATCCAGTTATGCATATGGGTAAGTTAATAAGGTCTAAAATGTCTGACTTATAGAAACACATATTTTGAGGAAAGAGTGCAATTGGTGGTACAGGATTTCTGCCCCAATCTTCCAAtcatgttttaaaaaatgaaatgttgCTCATAGAAATAAAGTACTAATTGCATTTACTCCATTGTACTGtaaatattgttgttgttttttttttttttttttttacctttatttaaccaggtaggcaagttgagaacaagttctcatttacaattgcgacctggccaagataaagcaaagcagttcgacagataaaacgacacagagttacacatggagtaaaaacaaacatacagtcaataatgcagtataaacaagtctatatacaatgtgaggtgagaagggaggtaaaggcaaaaaaggccatgatggcaaactaaatacaatatagcaagtaaatgTTGATGGAACACATTTTGATAATAAGCACAACTTTCAGATTGTGGCTTTAAGAATGTTCATTCTTATCATTGCTGCTTGGTTCATTCTACTCGTCTGATCTTTTACAGCACACATTTTGCAGACACATTTGAAGTAACCACATACGACTATGGTGAATATGACAATGGCGTTTGCAAGTACAAGCCACACGGAGCCAGCTTCCTGCCAGTGCTGTACTCTATCTTCTTCATCCTGGGGTTTCTGGGGAACGTTCTGGTCCTGTGGGTCATCCTGCTGGGGGTGAAACTACGCAACATGACCGACGTGTGTCTCCTGAACCTGGCCTTGGCAGACCTGCTCCTGGTCTGCACCTTGCCTTTCCTGGCACACCACGCTACAGATCAGTGGGTGTTTGGTGACGTCATGTGCAAAGTGGTCCTCGGCGCCTACCACATTGGCTTCTACAGTGGCATCTTCTTCATCACCCTGATGAGTGTGGACAGGTACCTGGCCATAGTCCATGCTGTGTACGCCATGAGAGCTAGAACACGGAAGTACGGGGCCATCGCTGCCATCGTGACCTGGCTGGCTGGATTCCTGGCCTCGTTTCCTGAGGCACTGTTTCTTAAAGTGGAGAAACACAACGAGAAAGAAAATTGTCGCCCTGTCTATGATGACACTGCTTTGGTAATTTTTGGCCTTTTCAAAATGAACACACTTGGTCTGCTAATCCCCCTCGTCATCATGGGGTTCTGCTACACACAGATAGTGAGAAGGCTGCTCAGTCGCCCATCCTCCAAAAAGCAGGCCATTAGACTCATTCTCATTGTGGTTGTGGTGTTTTTCTGCTGCTGGACTCCGTACAACATGACGTCATTTTTCAAGGCCTTGGAGTTAAGTGAGGTCTACTCAAGCTGTGAGAGTAGCAAAGCCATCAGACTCACTCTACAGATCACAGAGGCCATGGCCTACTCCCATAGCTGCCTGAATCCCATCCTCTATGTGTTTCTGGGGCAGAAGTTTAGAAGGCATCTCATAAGACTGATTAACAAGGTTCCCTGCAGGCTGTGTCAGTTCATGAAGAACTACCTGCCCCGGGACTTCAGAGCCTCGAGGACAGGATCTGTCTACTCACAGACCACCAGCGTGGATGAGAGGTCTACTGCCGTGTGAACAGCAACTTAACTGCAAAGACAaatacatctaacatcacatacagtgccttgcgaaagtattcggcccccttgaactttgcgaccttttgccacatttcaggcttcaaacataaatatataaaactgtatttttttgtgaagaatcaccaacaagtgggacacaatcatgaagtggaacgacatatattggatatttcaaatttTTATAACAAaccaaaaacggaaaaattgggcgtgcaaaattattcagcctctttactttcagtgc harbors:
- the LOC109901914 gene encoding C-C chemokine receptor type 4-like, with protein sequence MNTTEATSTDNYYGNHESPCSTGTSLTQGSNYQPILFYLVFTLGLTGNSLVLWVLLKYMKLKTMTDICLLNLALSDLLLALSLPLWAYHAQGHEFEGDSPCKIMAGAYQVGFYSSILFVTLMSVDRYLAIVHAVAAMRARTLRYGALASIIVWVASISAALPEAIFVAVVKENDENSGTSCQLIYPENTEKTWKLLRNFGENGVGLVLCLPIVVFCYICILTVLQRLRNSKKDRAMKLIFAIVGVFVVSWVPYNVVVFLQTLQMFDIGNSCEASTQLDTAMEVTETIALAHCCVNPVIYAFVGEKFRKCLGTVLSRYPLCKKLSKHAMVSSRGSENETSNTPV
- the LOC109901702 gene encoding C-C chemokine receptor type 5-like — encoded protein: MPDKDMEPTTEYNYSSYYDDTEGLYRSEPCNNANVKEFGRVFLPTLYSLVFIVGFIGNGLVVCVLVMFKRIRSMTDLCLFNLALSDLFFIISLPFWSHYATAAKWLLGDFMCRLVTGLYMLGFYGSIFFMVILTVDRYVVIVHAHTLARPRSVRVGTTLSLFMWALSLCASLPTIIFTKVNNESALTTCKPEYPEGSMWRQVSYLEMNVLGLLLPLSVMVICYSRIVPMLVNIKTTKKHKAIKLIIIIVVVFFCFWTPYNVVILLRYLETQSYFGDCTTHKNIDLAMQWTEVIAFTHCCLNPIIYAFAGQKFMSLVLKLLRKWMPMCFARRYVSGLSERNISVYSRSSEISSTRLL
- the LOC109901701 gene encoding C-C chemokine receptor type 1, which translates into the protein MNITGYPVHTTAGGNTTTIPFSSVSVENGNSSSYAYGTHFADTFEVTTYDYGEYDNGVCKYKPHGASFLPVLYSIFFILGFLGNVLVLWVILLGVKLRNMTDVCLLNLALADLLLVCTLPFLAHHATDQWVFGDVMCKVVLGAYHIGFYSGIFFITLMSVDRYLAIVHAVYAMRARTRKYGAIAAIVTWLAGFLASFPEALFLKVEKHNEKENCRPVYDDTALVIFGLFKMNTLGLLIPLVIMGFCYTQIVRRLLSRPSSKKQAIRLILIVVVVFFCCWTPYNMTSFFKALELSEVYSSCESSKAIRLTLQITEAMAYSHSCLNPILYVFLGQKFRRHLIRLINKVPCRLCQFMKNYLPRDFRASRTGSVYSQTTSVDERSTAV